From a single Bacillus pseudomycoides DSM 12442 genomic region:
- a CDS encoding amino acid adenylation domain-containing protein produces MFQKETDKSNEVVTTEEYYTFPASFAQKRLYFLNELLSDSSVYNMPMFVSLKGNLNKDALERALNTLVNLHEALRTHFSMIQNEVMQIIRPYSQFKLEIKLVRSELEANAYMEVEARKQFDLNKGPLFEATLLTDEKETHFLLINMHHIISDGWSVSILFNETFRLYQSFAVDEELPLSEPEFQYADYSGWQEEQFEKSHWQKQLAYWKEKLGNDLPVLQLPTEKSRSKIVSNRGSFTQFTIPLDVSKGISQLCQTENSTLFIGVLTAFNILLSKYSQQEDIIIGTTIANRNRIEFEETLGLFANTIAIRTDLSNNPTFRELLKRVRNVTIEAYDNQDIPFEKIVEELNPTRSLNHSPIFQAMFVLQNTPDIQWNLTELEIQPIKIDTGTAKFELTLDMENTVDGLVGVLEYQTDLFNQEIIDRMSAHFQTLLANIVQNPDQPINELQFIIESERRELLYRSIEKQDTSLCSHEIFAKQAEKTPDAIAIIFEDQTITYEELNQQANQLAHYLRKKGVGPEIMVGLCIDRSIDLIIGILGILKAGGAYVPIDPTIPKARLDYFIQDSGINLLLTQDDLSNEYCTQNIDKILLDKDWLKISKESKENLNSDVHPGNLAYVIYTSGSTGDPKGTLIPHENITRLFASTSKWFQFNENDTWTLFHSYAFDFSVWEIWGALLYGGKLVIVPYWVSRDTEKFYDLLIKEKVTILNQTPSAFYQLIKIDEKRLLSPTQLSLRKVVFGGEALEYRLLRPWIQKYGDKVPQLVNMYGITETTVHVTYRPITYEDIEKNIKSMIGITIPDLYVLVLDAYMQPVPVGVQGELFVGGAGLARGYLNKPELTATRFIDNPFSQEPEKLYRTGDLGKILLNGEIEYCGRIDNQVKIRGFRIELGEIESKLVSHPKVREAVVVVNEDSDVNKKLLAYVTSSNDIKSKELRDFLRETLPDYMVPSQFMILEQIPLTSNGKIDRRQLLNSISEVTVNKEDYIGPRNEVEEIITEIWSNVLEQKLIGIDDNYFELGGDSIKSIQILSLIKEKGYTVDMADIFMHQTIRKLAPNIRKKSNFSTQLIESLPVISKKDMQKISNNVEDIYPLTKLQEGMLYHSELSSITPIYHNISTFRIRAPYEEEAWTFAFEELLSRHPILRTSFDFINFSEPMQIVHHKVELPIKFVDLTHLNKKDQDVELNKEFEYETITSFDWMKAPLLRVRIYKLSDDVIQMSIIEHHAILDGWSVASMQTELFSLYQSKIKKERTDKNSKPKVLFKHYLELERKALHDQKQKEFWINKLTNMTFSKMPRWNNVEMESKMELVEFNIPKELSNAIKSLAMNIKVHVKSILLAAHFKVISILSGNQDIVTGVVSNGRSEEKDGEKVLGLFLNTLPIRINVSGGTWIDLIKTTFKEEQETLDFRRYPVSQIQQDCGGDMLFETFFNFTNFHVYKSVSDLKDIEILQEDGIANTSFPFGVEFGQDLSTSDIRMDLRWDMAEFSKEQIELIGDYYLKVLNSMVDNPKGNHESKHFLSEKEMKLMKEWNDTQVLYEEDHILHRLIEFQVEKSPEQIALKFEKETLTYREMNNRINNFANELIESGVKPGDFIGICLDRSIEMVISLIGILKVGAAYVPMDPENPVNRIADLIKDSGISMLITNQRLKEKISSSTQRIKCIEEKGEMAAYRFIKNPNVEVSEKDMAYMLYTSGSTGKPKGVIVSHRAICNRLLWKQDYFKLSNNDRVLQKTPYTFDVSIWEFFWPLITGACLVIAKPNGHKDPNYLVNIIQEENISTVHFVPSMLQEFIEEDIGNCTSLKRVLCSGEALPFDLQQRFFAKSESDLFNLYGPTEAAIDVSCWKCIRDDKNKIVSIGKPISNIQLYILNNELQPVPIGVTGELFIGGVGLAEGYHQQPAITEERFIASPFSTNSKERLYRTGDLAAYSLNGNIEYKGRTDYQIKIRGFRVELGEIESVISSHPIIRDCVVLYTEMVTGMGHLAAYLVTNQNDNIEIKELQEYIRQILPYYMVPTSWTILDNMPLTSSGKADRKQLPAPDFMLNIQGEYVPARDLLEWKLVRIWEEILHVKPIGVRNTFVELGGHSLLAVRLMTLIKKKLFKQVTLPLLMKNDTVEKMASVLRKEYECDTESSIVKIQSGKSTSTLPLFLIHPVGGNIFCYKSLIESLGDNFTIYGIQSPSISGGLNNLNTLDKITDFYIKEIKKVQQQGPYCIVGWSFGGVVGFEIARKLKSNGDKIKTLTLLDSYLLKIPKEQFEDEKFYLLSFLDDLLNSLGDVESKEIEEQIKQFIIREDYLEHLFIKLEEKGFLQGLEFSQFVTYFNAYKINLQALSSYQPKVYDGNIMYFRAEDSKSDTRLNINEWKRLVNGNFEIQDIRSNHYQLLHSPHSEVIAQTIKLFMY; encoded by the coding sequence GTGTTTCAAAAAGAGACAGATAAATCGAATGAAGTAGTAACCACTGAGGAGTACTATACATTTCCAGCATCTTTTGCTCAAAAAAGATTATATTTTTTAAATGAACTTTTATCTGATTCTTCTGTATATAACATGCCGATGTTTGTATCTTTGAAGGGGAATTTGAATAAAGATGCATTAGAAAGAGCCTTAAATACTTTGGTGAACTTACATGAAGCGTTGAGAACACATTTTAGTATGATTCAAAATGAAGTCATGCAAATAATTAGACCTTATTCTCAATTTAAATTAGAAATAAAATTAGTCCGAAGTGAGTTAGAAGCTAATGCTTATATGGAAGTAGAAGCAAGAAAACAGTTTGATTTAAACAAAGGACCACTTTTTGAAGCTACATTATTAACAGATGAAAAAGAAACTCATTTTTTATTAATTAATATGCATCATATTATCTCCGATGGATGGTCTGTAAGCATTTTGTTTAATGAAACATTCAGGTTGTATCAATCATTTGCAGTAGATGAAGAACTCCCTTTATCGGAGCCAGAATTTCAGTATGCCGATTATTCTGGATGGCAGGAAGAACAATTTGAAAAAAGTCATTGGCAAAAACAATTAGCGTATTGGAAAGAAAAACTTGGTAATGATTTGCCGGTATTGCAATTGCCTACAGAAAAATCTAGGTCAAAAATTGTAAGTAATAGAGGGAGTTTCACTCAATTTACAATACCTCTTGATGTATCAAAAGGTATCAGTCAATTATGCCAGACAGAGAATAGTACGTTATTTATTGGTGTACTTACAGCGTTTAATATACTTTTAAGTAAATATTCACAACAGGAAGATATAATAATTGGAACTACGATTGCAAATAGAAACAGAATTGAATTTGAAGAAACGCTTGGTTTGTTTGCAAATACAATTGCTATTAGAACAGATCTTTCTAACAATCCTACTTTTAGAGAATTATTAAAAAGAGTACGCAATGTAACTATCGAGGCATATGATAATCAGGATATTCCTTTTGAGAAAATTGTAGAGGAGTTAAATCCTACTCGAAGTTTGAATCATTCTCCGATATTTCAAGCAATGTTTGTATTGCAAAATACACCCGACATACAGTGGAATTTAACTGAATTAGAAATTCAACCTATTAAGATAGATACAGGAACAGCGAAATTTGAATTGACATTAGATATGGAAAATACAGTTGATGGTTTGGTAGGGGTATTGGAATATCAAACAGATTTATTTAATCAAGAAATTATTGATAGAATGTCTGCTCATTTTCAGACATTACTAGCCAATATTGTCCAAAATCCAGATCAACCTATAAATGAATTACAATTCATAATAGAAAGTGAGAGAAGAGAGTTACTATATAGATCTATAGAAAAACAAGATACATCTTTATGTAGTCATGAAATATTTGCAAAGCAAGCCGAGAAAACTCCTGATGCTATAGCCATTATCTTTGAAGATCAGACTATAACTTATGAAGAGTTAAATCAACAAGCTAATCAACTAGCTCATTATCTTCGAAAAAAGGGAGTAGGTCCGGAAATAATGGTAGGGTTATGTATAGATCGATCAATTGACCTTATCATTGGGATATTAGGGATATTAAAGGCTGGTGGAGCTTATGTACCAATAGATCCAACAATTCCTAAGGCGAGATTAGACTATTTTATCCAGGATTCAGGAATAAACCTTCTATTAACTCAAGATGATTTGAGCAATGAGTATTGCACACAAAATATAGATAAGATTTTGTTAGATAAGGATTGGTTAAAAATAAGTAAAGAAAGTAAAGAAAACTTGAATAGTGACGTACATCCAGGAAATTTGGCTTATGTCATTTACACATCGGGTTCTACGGGTGATCCAAAAGGTACGCTAATACCACATGAAAATATTACTAGATTATTTGCATCAACAAGCAAGTGGTTTCAGTTTAATGAAAATGATACGTGGACTTTATTTCACTCATATGCTTTTGATTTTTCAGTTTGGGAAATATGGGGAGCATTACTCTATGGTGGTAAATTAGTTATTGTACCTTATTGGGTTAGTAGAGATACTGAGAAGTTTTACGATTTACTTATTAAAGAAAAAGTTACCATCTTGAATCAAACGCCTTCAGCTTTTTATCAGTTAATTAAGATAGATGAAAAGAGGTTATTATCGCCTACTCAGCTAAGTTTAAGAAAAGTTGTCTTTGGAGGTGAAGCACTGGAATATAGATTGTTACGTCCTTGGATTCAAAAGTATGGAGATAAAGTGCCACAGTTGGTAAATATGTATGGAATTACAGAAACTACTGTTCATGTTACTTATAGGCCAATAACATATGAAGATATAGAGAAAAATATCAAAAGCATGATAGGTATCACAATTCCAGATTTATATGTTTTAGTTTTAGATGCATATATGCAACCCGTACCGGTTGGTGTACAGGGTGAACTTTTTGTAGGAGGAGCAGGATTGGCAAGAGGGTATCTAAATAAACCAGAATTAACTGCTACTAGATTTATAGATAATCCTTTTAGTCAAGAGCCAGAAAAATTATATCGAACAGGTGATTTGGGGAAAATATTATTAAACGGTGAAATTGAGTATTGTGGACGTATAGATAATCAAGTGAAAATACGGGGGTTTCGTATTGAGTTAGGGGAAATTGAATCAAAGCTGGTTTCACATCCAAAAGTAAGAGAGGCTGTTGTGGTGGTAAATGAAGATAGTGACGTAAATAAAAAACTATTAGCATATGTTACTTCTTCAAACGATATCAAAAGTAAAGAATTAAGAGACTTCTTGAGAGAAACGCTTCCAGATTATATGGTACCTTCGCAATTTATGATTTTGGAGCAAATTCCACTCACGAGTAACGGTAAGATCGATAGAAGACAATTGTTAAACAGTATTAGTGAAGTTACGGTTAATAAAGAAGATTATATAGGGCCGAGAAATGAAGTAGAAGAGATAATAACAGAAATATGGTCAAATGTCTTAGAACAAAAACTTATAGGAATTGATGATAATTACTTTGAGTTAGGTGGAGATTCAATTAAAAGTATTCAGATCTTATCATTAATAAAAGAAAAAGGTTACACTGTTGACATGGCAGATATATTTATGCATCAAACTATTCGTAAATTAGCACCAAATATTAGAAAGAAAAGTAATTTTTCGACACAATTAATTGAGTCTTTACCAGTAATCTCTAAAAAAGATATGCAAAAAATAAGTAACAATGTAGAAGATATTTACCCATTAACAAAACTTCAAGAAGGAATGTTGTACCATAGCGAACTGTCAAGCATAACACCTATATATCACAACATTTCAACTTTTAGGATCAGAGCGCCTTATGAGGAAGAAGCATGGACTTTTGCATTTGAAGAATTGTTATCACGACATCCAATTTTACGAACATCATTTGACTTTATAAATTTTAGTGAACCTATGCAAATAGTTCATCATAAAGTTGAACTGCCTATAAAGTTTGTTGATTTGACTCATTTGAACAAAAAAGATCAGGATGTAGAATTAAATAAAGAATTTGAATACGAGACAATTACTTCTTTTGACTGGATGAAAGCACCTCTTTTGAGAGTCAGGATTTATAAACTTTCTGACGATGTTATACAGATGTCGATTATAGAGCATCATGCTATCTTAGATGGCTGGAGTGTTGCTTCTATGCAAACTGAATTATTTAGTTTATATCAATCTAAAATTAAAAAAGAACGAACAGATAAAAACAGTAAACCCAAAGTATTATTCAAACATTATTTGGAATTAGAGAGAAAGGCATTACATGATCAGAAACAGAAAGAATTCTGGATAAATAAGCTAACTAATATGACATTTTCGAAGATGCCTCGTTGGAATAACGTCGAGATGGAATCCAAGATGGAATTAGTAGAGTTTAATATTCCAAAAGAATTATCTAATGCTATCAAATCTTTAGCTATGAATATAAAAGTACATGTTAAAAGTATATTACTTGCTGCTCATTTTAAAGTAATTTCTATACTAAGTGGGAATCAAGATATTGTTACAGGGGTAGTATCCAATGGTAGAAGTGAAGAAAAAGATGGTGAGAAAGTATTAGGGCTATTTTTAAATACTTTGCCAATAAGAATTAATGTTTCAGGAGGTACTTGGATAGATTTAATAAAAACAACATTTAAAGAAGAGCAAGAAACTTTAGATTTCCGTCGCTATCCAGTTTCTCAAATTCAACAAGATTGTGGTGGAGATATGCTGTTTGAAACATTTTTTAACTTTACCAATTTTCATGTGTACAAGTCTGTTTCTGATTTGAAAGATATTGAGATATTACAAGAAGATGGAATAGCAAATACTAGCTTCCCATTTGGTGTAGAATTTGGACAAGATTTATCTACGTCGGATATTAGAATGGATTTAAGATGGGATATGGCAGAGTTTAGTAAGGAGCAAATTGAATTAATAGGTGATTATTATTTAAAAGTACTAAATTCAATGGTAGATAATCCAAAGGGAAATCATGAAAGTAAGCATTTCTTATCTGAAAAAGAAATGAAATTGATGAAAGAATGGAATGATACTCAAGTATTATATGAGGAAGATCATATACTTCACAGGTTAATTGAATTCCAAGTAGAAAAAAGCCCAGAACAAATAGCACTTAAGTTTGAAAAAGAAACTTTGACGTATCGAGAGATGAACAACAGGATAAATAATTTTGCAAATGAATTAATTGAATCTGGCGTAAAACCAGGTGACTTTATTGGAATTTGTTTAGACAGGTCTATTGAAATGGTAATTAGTTTAATTGGAATTCTTAAAGTTGGTGCAGCTTATGTACCGATGGATCCTGAAAATCCGGTTAATAGAATAGCGGATTTAATAAAAGATTCAGGAATATCTATGTTAATTACTAATCAGAGGCTAAAAGAGAAAATTTCTTCCTCTACTCAAAGAATAAAGTGTATTGAGGAAAAAGGTGAGATGGCTGCATATCGTTTTATAAAGAATCCTAATGTTGAAGTATCAGAAAAAGACATGGCATATATGCTGTATACTTCTGGGTCAACTGGGAAACCTAAAGGAGTTATTGTATCCCATCGTGCCATTTGTAACAGGTTATTATGGAAACAAGATTATTTTAAATTGAGTAATAACGATAGAGTGTTACAAAAGACACCTTATACATTTGATGTATCGATATGGGAATTTTTCTGGCCTTTAATAACGGGAGCGTGTTTGGTTATTGCTAAACCGAATGGGCACAAGGATCCAAATTATCTAGTAAACATTATTCAAGAGGAAAATATAAGTACAGTTCATTTCGTTCCATCAATGTTACAAGAGTTTATAGAAGAAGATATAGGGAATTGTACTAGTTTGAAAAGAGTTTTATGTAGTGGCGAAGCTTTACCTTTTGATTTGCAACAGCGTTTTTTTGCCAAATCAGAAAGCGATCTATTTAATTTATATGGTCCAACCGAGGCTGCTATTGATGTAAGCTGTTGGAAATGCATACGAGATGATAAAAATAAAATAGTCTCTATTGGAAAACCAATTTCTAATATTCAATTATATATTTTGAATAATGAGTTACAACCTGTACCAATTGGTGTAACAGGAGAATTATTTATAGGTGGTGTAGGTTTAGCAGAAGGATATCATCAACAACCAGCTATTACGGAGGAAAGATTCATTGCTTCTCCATTTAGTACGAATTCTAAAGAGAGGTTATATCGTACTGGAGATTTAGCCGCATATTCACTGAATGGGAATATCGAGTATAAAGGGAGAACAGATTACCAAATAAAAATTCGTGGATTTCGTGTTGAACTGGGTGAAATAGAATCTGTTATAAGTAGTCATCCTATTATTCGAGATTGTGTAGTTTTATATACAGAGATGGTAACGGGTATGGGACATTTAGCGGCGTATCTAGTGACAAATCAAAACGATAATATAGAAATAAAAGAATTGCAGGAGTATATTCGACAGATTTTACCGTATTATATGGTTCCGACCAGTTGGACGATATTAGATAACATGCCTCTAACATCAAGTGGAAAGGCTGATCGAAAACAATTACCGGCCCCTGATTTTATGTTAAACATACAAGGGGAATATGTTCCAGCACGAGACTTATTAGAATGGAAACTAGTTCGTATCTGGGAAGAAATACTTCATGTGAAACCAATTGGAGTGAGAAATACTTTTGTAGAATTAGGTGGACATTCCCTATTAGCTGTTAGATTAATGACTTTAATTAAGAAGAAGTTATTTAAACAAGTAACTCTCCCGCTACTTATGAAAAACGATACAGTGGAAAAAATGGCTTCAGTTTTAAGGAAAGAATATGAATGTGACACAGAATCTTCAATCGTTAAGATTCAATCAGGTAAATCTACATCTACACTTCCACTTTTTTTAATTCATCCAGTGGGAGGAAACATATTTTGCTATAAATCATTGATTGAATCTTTAGGTGATAACTTTACAATCTATGGAATTCAGTCACCGAGTATTAGCGGTGGATTAAATAATTTAAATACACTAGATAAAATAACAGATTTTTATATTAAGGAAATAAAAAAGGTACAACAGCAGGGGCCATATTGTATTGTTGGGTGGTCTTTTGGTGGAGTAGTTGGGTTTGAAATAGCACGAAAGTTGAAAAGTAATGGTGATAAAATAAAAACTTTAACATTATTGGATAGTTACCTCTTAAAAATCCCGAAAGAACAGTTTGAAGACGAAAAATTTTACCTTCTGTCATTTCTAGATGATTTATTAAATTCTTTAGGGGACGTTGAATCAAAAGAGATAGAGGAACAGATAAAACAATTTATTATAAGAGAAGATTATCTAGAACATTTATTCATTAAGCTGGAAGAAAAAGGCTTTTTGCAGGGGCTAGAATTTTCTCAATTTGTAACATACTTCAATGCGTATAAAATAAATTTACAGGCACTCTCTAGTTATCAACCGAAAGTTTATGATGGCAACATAATGTATTTTAGGGCAGAAGATTCCAAAAGTGATACAAGGCTAAATATTAATGAGTGGAAAAGATTGGTGAATGGTAATTTTGAAATTCAAGATATCCGGTCAAATCATTATCAATTATTACACTCTCCTCATTCAGAGGTTATAGCTCAAACAATAAAATTATTCATGTATTAA